The Gallus gallus isolate bGalGal1 chromosome 5, bGalGal1.mat.broiler.GRCg7b, whole genome shotgun sequence region AAGTGAGGCCACCTTGATATAAAGCTGGAACTGAAGCTTATAGATACCTACTTGAAAGGAATGCATATACAACATGCCCGTGaatgtttgtatttattcagGTTAATTGATTCTCTTCTAGAACAACTAAATCGCATAGAAGAAGGCATGGATCAGATAAATAAGGACATGAGAGAAGCTGAGAAGACACTGACAGAGCTCAACAAATGTTGTGGACTCTGTGTCTGTCCTTGCAACAGGTTAGTTAAATTGGTTTGTGAATCTGAAGCTTAGAGTATTCCCAATAGCTACTGCATTCAGAGATGGTCTTTTATAAGAGCTAAAGAAAACAATGGATCTCTAGGAAGCTAGTGGAGGGCAACgaagaggaaaatgaatgtcTTTTATTTACTGCTATATCAAATGCTCTATCAGTGTCTGAGATGCTTGCCAACTGGCATCTccaaagctgttttaaaatgtaaatcagAGCATTTAATTAAATACTGTAGGTTTTTTCTAATTTCCACTAGGATTAGTCTGTTTATTTATAAAGGCTTTGTGATAACATGAGATACTGGCAATACTCTAATATAATCTGTATACTAATCCGATTTACCTGTTTGCTGGTTCTTTactattctttcttctctgttctcttctaACACTGATGCTTGCTTTCTAAAAATGAAGACTAGGATGAGAAGCTGTATTCATTTAACTGGGGAAAGCGGATTTTAGGACAAGGTCAGTCTTATTAGTGCAGTATGTACATTTAACCAGCTGTCTAAGGCAATGCTTCTGTTGGATGTGTGCTTGCATGTGCATGATATCTGCATGCGGGTCTCCTTGTGACTGTGATGTGTTGTAATCCTGTGTGGATAGAAAATGACAATTATCATGGGTTGCATTAGCTGTGGCAGTACTGACCAATTACTTGAACCCTTGCTGTTTTGACAAGCTATGTAGAGTGCCTTACtcttacagaaacaaaacttaaGAAAAGTGAATGCATAGTAATATAAAGCTCTTAAAATATCCAACAGTGAAAACAGTGAGAGGTTTTGTTCTTAATAACTATACTTCATTTAAGCAATTTGTTTCTAGCTGTCTATTTTGGCTGAGAAAGTACTTTTCATGCTGCTTGTCATTTCTCACTAAGGTCTTCGTTGTTAGCTCTGGCATTGGATACTTCAATAATTCAAAAGATTAGTGTACAAATCTCACTTGCTGCTGCAACTTTAGCGTGAATGAGATTAAAATATAATGCTCAAGCTATTTGCAGCAAACCTAATGAGATCTTGAGGGCTGTGTATGCACAGATTTGACTAGCTCGGGTTTCTTCAGGATTCTACTGGGTGCAACATCTCTATTATGAACTGAGAGCTGACTCCTTTACATCCTCTCAATGTATTCATACTAGAttatatttcatagaatcatagaatggcctgggttgaaaaggaccatgatgatcatctagttttaacactcctgctatgtgcaggattgccaaccactggaccaggctgtccagagccacatccagcctggccttgaatgcctccaggggtggggcatccaaAGCTCCTATAAGAATTTCCTGTCTTGATTATGTAAATCTCAAAGGAATGAGAAGGGAATATCTCCTCATTCTAGCAAGTTCGCACCTCTTTAAGTATGAAACATCTGGGCTGCTGATGTTGAAGACACTACAAATATTGAAGTCAATTACCTGTATTTATAAAGTTAGATGTAATGAGAGATGCAATACATTGGCTTTCATATTTCCAGTGAAGTGGAGAAGTGGTAGTGGTGGCTGGATTGTACAGCATAACCATGAAAATGACAGCACACAAGTTGGACATTAGAATATTCTTCTCAAAATACATTCTGTAGAGTTCATGAGATGTTACCCCAACGTAAATAACTTACTTTTCTGTTATACTTTCTTCCAGTCTTGCTTTTGTAGCTACATGATTCTTAAGATTGCTTCATGTTAGTGTTCTatggttgtttttgttgctgtttgatCTTAAATTATGTAGTAAAAGTATAATGGTAAATTTCAGAATGAAGGAGCTGTATAAAAATGATCAGTACTTTGAGATGTTTCTCAGGTTTGCTTTTATTAACTTTAAAAAGGACTTGGATGTAGAAACTGTTGAGATTAAGAGTGATCTTGCATAGTGTAGCTTCTTTATCcacttttcttccctgaaaagtATTTATGCCCAACTGAAGATTAACTCCTGTTCTAAACAAAACTTCTTGACTATATAAACTTTCCTGATACTATTGTAAGCTTCCTCTATTCTGCTAAAGTATACTACTTAATTAAGGAAGATACTGTGCCTGTATCAACATGAGACGAGATTAGCCAACTGTCCATAGAGTAACTTGATTATGCTTGTACTATTCTGAGAAACTATAAAAAGCTTTGTCTAGGTAGTACATACAAAATCTACTATCTTTAGGACCCAAGACAAGTGTTTCTGACAACCCTAGATTAATGGAGGACCTCAGTcagaaaaccattttttttgATAGAGCAGTTgagatttctgatttttatggAGTAGGACAAAGAACTTTGAGACTACCAAAGCATACAGAACAACCTGGGGAGATGGAACAGAGAACTCAGCAGATCACGTGATATCCATGCAACCAAGAAGCATAAATCAGCAGCAGCCGCACAATTCTAGAGGACCAAGTGGTGGATACATTACAAGGTTTGTTTCCTCATGTTTATCAATCCCAAATACTGAAATCATAAGCTTCTTTCAGACAGATTTTAGGTGAAGTTGCTAAATAGCAAGTAGCAAGTTTTTACTGTTACTTGGAAGAACTATTACTACTTAAGGGGTGGAAAGGTTGAAATGCTACAGTACTGAAAGAGTACATCTTGGGCTTTCTTGCTTTACAGTGAGAACTGTGGAGCTCCAATGCTAAGGAGTTAGAGAGTAATGtttaaaaaagtgaaatactCTTACTGCCATACAAATATGAGACAAACTAATGTTGTAAGTTTCCTCTAGCTGCTGTTTTAAACtttaaggcatttttttctaGTAGTGGGTAATCTAATACTGTCCTTTTGATGGACTGTTTGCTTAGAATATGTAGCTTTTAAATGTTAGAACTGTACCTTGGCTGAAATAGCTAGCCTGTTGGATGActttgaaataacaaaaatactgaagtttaaGGAAAAGCAAGTTTGTTCTTCATGGAAATGCTGTCTCCACTGTTTGAGCAGGATAACAAATGATGCCAGAGAAGACGAAATGGATGAAAATCTTACTCAAGTAGGAAACATTCTtgggaatttaaaaaatatggcTTTGGATATGGGCAATGAGATTGATGCGCAGAATAAGCAAATAGACCGGATAAATGTAAAGGTAAGTGTCAGAGGTATTCTCTGCCTTCAGCCTAAGTTGGCAACTTCTTGTTACTAAGATGTGATAAAGACAGGCTCTCATCTTTCAGTATTTGCAGTAAAATAGGCAATTAAGATCAAACCATCCTGTAGTTGTAGTGATATAAACAAGAAAGATGTTGGTGTTTGGGTATGCCActgaaaattcaaatattttcaagtttaagaatctttaaaaaaaaaaaaaaagccttaataTGGTACAGGTCTCTtgtttattctgaaaataactAATTTGTGTTTATCAAATATTTTGACACATATTGGAAGTAAACTGAGGGTTTGTTGCTTCCAGGTAATCTTACTGTGCATGGGAGGGAATAggatgtgtttattttgttgctgtttgtttgttaaataaTAGCGAGACTCTTTTGGAATTccttttagaaacaaaaatcccacaaaCCACTGCTCTATTCTATTACCAAAAGGTAATTCTTTGCATTAATTTGAGTCTATTGAGGTCTGTCCGTGAGAAATATGTTCCTGTGCATCTACAAAACCTATTATCTGCACATAAGTTAGTCCCAGACAGTGACATCTTTCTGCATCTCATCCTAACCTAGTGTTCTAAAGGTAAACTTCCCTAAACTGATAAATAGTATATAAATCTGATTATAAGGGGCTTTCTTCCAGTGGGCAACTTGTGAGGAAGTTCAGTCATGTTTTAGAAATCCCCATCTTCTGAACTGAATAGAAGCTTTTAAAGGCAATCTTGTTaagaaagggaacaaaagtTTAATGAATGGTGTGtgagacattttaaaaaagcagaagtgggTGTGCATTCCTGCGAACTTATAAAATGAAGTGGAATTGCGGAGTCAaaagtttatttctgaaaagccCCATAGGATTAACAGTATCAAAGATACAGAGTAAGAAAGGCTAGTGTGACATAAATAGTGCTGATGTCTATCTATGTCAGCATCTCACTTCTGTCTAATCATTAGGGGGTTGTATTCAGTGTCAATGCAGTTGTAATTGGGGTCATCTTTCACTATTCTCTGAAGCTACAGATCTGAGGTGATTTTTAAGTAAAGTAATTCAGGGTACTAGGGCACTAAAAGGGCCCTAAAGGGCACTAAAAAAGTTAATCAATTTAAAATGTGATGTGAAACTTGATGCATATCAAGAGGACTGAACATTGCCCAGTCTAATTAACTGTAAGTGATAACTAATGTTCTTAGCAGTAGTGTTTCTGGTGTTTCAAACAACTTTTTTGGCTTGGTACTCTAGTCTGAATAGATCTTGCGAATTGTCCTATTAACTCTTGAAATCTAATGTGAACAAATTAGAATTGCCTTACAAAACTGCAAGAATGCAAAGTGCAATTCCTGGCTTCCAGGCTAGCAATCTGACCATGGTCTCAGGATATCTAAATTAATCCTTTTCTGTTGATAAATATCTTAAGATGTAGTGAACAGTGTGGAAACTTAAGGCATTGAGAGTTTGAGAGTAGATCTCTAAAGGACCATATTAcctgcataaagaaaaaaagaattactaaGCTGCAGTCCTGATGAATAttatagggttttttgtttgttttcttcgCCACACTTCAGTCATAGGTTCCTGCTCTTCCCTAGCCATCGACCTGAAAGATAGGAAGAGAGGGCTTGAGCTACTTATGTCCTGTTCCTAGCCTATTTCAGTATGAACTGGTGAAATATCTAATGCATAGGTAGAGCTTCTGAGGagttctgctcctgctggtgaGAGGAGAAGCTAGTTTTGTGCTACAGCTTAATCCCTACTACAGACTGGATGGAAAGGTAGTTAATTCAAAGGTCATTATCCTACTGTTCAGAAGAACAGTATCTTGATGCTTATTCAGCCTACATACAGtgactgattattttttttattggtgcTTCAGCAGCAGTAAAACACTTATAAAATGAAGGTCTTTCCTTACAGACAATAGAATCTTTATGCTCTTGTTCTGTTGATACTCTTTCTGATTTGCTGAAGCAGACTGCTATATGTTTTGAGGGTCAACTAAAAACTCgtgatttttgtttctgatgaaACTGACAGCTAAGctgacttaaaaatatatatatttataaatatttagatAGAAATTGTTGCATAGAAACTTAACAGCAAAATTTTATTACTGTTAAGTCAGGTGTTTATTAGCGGTGCTGGGAAGCACTGGGGGTATTTTCACCATAAGCGCTTCAAAGATCACACCATTCAGAGTCCGTTATATTTCCACAGATAGTACATATTCATCAATTACCTATGAGATAATTAACATATGCACACCTATCTCAGGTAGTAATTTATAAGGTTTCCAGTCTTTTATTCCATGGTCTCATCTAGCATCCTTTTTAGCATTATGGCAGTCCTTTTACTTCATCCAGTGGTCTTCCTCACTCGCCATCTAGATGAACTTTCTTTATTGATGCATACATAGTAGGAGAATGCCTGTTATAAGTAATTTATAGGTACCAAAATTGTAACATTTGTTCACTTGGCACTTGGCCATTTCTTTCTGGATGTCTGTTCATCCTTGGATAGAGATAAGTTTGGCAACCTGTCTTTTAATGATATATATTGGCATGTTGGAAGATAATGAGGATAGTGGGGAGTATCTTGACATCTGTCTGTTGCATCCCAACCTACTCCCAGAGTGAGACAAGTCCTTTTTGTGTGGAGGCCCTGGCTTCCTTTGATGTTAAGCCTACTCATGTTTCATTactgtgtttcttttgctgaagGTCTCTTATTAAAACAGAATAGTATTACAACATGCTTTCTAGCCTCTAGTGCTACTTCCTTAACTTTTCAGAACATCAAAAAGCTATTACAGTTTTGCATGCAAGAACTAATCACATAATACAATAATTCAACAtctgtatttctaaaaatacacTGCCAAAATATATGGTGTATTTACTTTTTCAAATCAGctatttctgaaaacacataACAAAATCTGTTGTGGCCTATTTCTTCAAAtcaataaataatattttatataaaatctAGCTCATAGAAAATGGCTTCCTTCATATTTACCATAATAATACTGTGTAATGTCAGTTTGAATTCTTAAATTGTTTTGCAAGTGGTTTGCAAATGACCTGtgaatttgtctttttcagGCAGATACAAATAGAGATCGCATTGAGCAAGCCAACATCAGAGCGAAGAAACTCATTGACAATTAGAACCTATTGTAGCTGTTCAGTGACACTGTCTCTCCATCTTCAAGCCACCGTATTCATGGATCTGTGAAACTTCTCTACTCTGAAATAAGAGGGGGctgggaaaaatgaaacaatatcTTTTCTatagggatttttttaattcatgtgaACGTGATTTTTGACTCCAAGAAAGTAGTCAGCATAACTTCCTTCTACTCATTTGCCTTCACTTTCTTAAACTGCTCAGGGCTGAAAGTGTCATGGCTTTGAGAACCTTCTTGCATGTTTTACTCTCCCTCCCAGTCTCTTTTCTTGCATCCAAAATACAATTCATTACTGAAGTTGAATAAGCAGGGTAACATGAATTCACAGTTgtggaaagctggagagggcacTTTGCACTGTTTGAAATACCTCATTAGTTGAGTGTCTTCACTAAAATAGGGAATTGGTGAGTATTGTTTGACTTGTACCTCTAAGCAGGCTAACCATGGTTTTACAGTTGAAACCACAACtggtttggggttgggcttATGGACTACAGAATTCAAGTAGCCCACTAATTACTACTTTTGGGTTGAGGGCtttaaaaaacacttaaatACACAAACTTTAATGTAAAGCTAACTGGAGGGGTATAcagatttccatttctttactGTAAATTGACATTTGGAGGTTATGACTAGGAAATACTGTTGCATTTTTCTAGCGTGTTTGTGGCATGTGTTGATATTGCTGATCTAAAACCTATGTGCATGTGAGTAAtcataatataaaaaaatccccaaagcatttatttgaaatgtgaAAACTGTGTCTATCTTCTGAAAGTTAGCTTTGAAGTGTTTAATGCATGTTAACTGGAAGGATCTGAATAGAAACAGAGTAGAGCATGCAGCTTTCTCATATCCCCACTGTATTCTGTTTTGGCTAGTTCTTGCTGAAGTTCAGTTTAGGCCTTTCTCCATTGAAACAGGATGACTGAGATTGAGTATGGTTTGTCCTCAGCAGTGACTTTAGGGGAGCTTGTTAAAATTACCAAAAGCAAAGATCAGCTTGTTATGAGACTTCTGTGTCAAGAGTCTGGAAGAAGCAGTACACATGTAGGATCTGTTTGCTAGTTTCAAATAAACTAGTTCTGGATAGATTGCTGACTAGTTTATTATTTCAGGCTTTGGGACTGGCAGCTGGAAATACTCGAAGTCTCAGTAGCTTAAAACTAACAAgttcctcttctgctgcagaaTAGAAGACCAGCTGAGTGTGGAGGTACAGCTGTCCtctttggaagaggaaaaacattttggtttgATTATGATATACCCAGATCTATTCCCATGGCTTTTGACAGTCCACGGGTATCTTGTAACCATTAATAGTAAATCCTAGGGCTAAAGAGATTACAATAATCTGCTGAAATGGAAGATGAATGATGTAACGTTTGGTTTCTAGTAGAAATACAATTGTTGTATAGTATATTAACTAGTATATTCTCAGTTTGCTCCCAGTACAACCTgatattaaacaaaaatcagagaaaacaaCTAACCAAAGGATGGAGCTGCTGCATGTGGTAAATTGGCCAGAGATAGATGGTCTTATGTAAGACACCATCATTTTTAGGGGGACTGGTTACTTAAGTGCTAGGTATTGGCTTCCGGCAGTTCTTGGAAAGATAATGAATTATAAAAGTGCATCTGCTCCTATTGgtaatatttaaaaacacaagtAGCAAGAAAGTACTTATAAGGTCATCATAGCAAATTTCTAATAACCTTTTGTGTGGGAAAGCACCAGGAATTAAAATTTGTGACATTTTTGaggtggtgtttttgttttccttcctacaAACTTCAGATTAattgaagaaatatttgctgCTGATCATGAAAGCAAAGCATGCTTTGTGATCACCTCCTGGAACAAAAAACTAAAGCAGTTACCTTATTGTACTTAGAACAGTGCAAGGCTGCTCTGTAGCatcttgaaatgtttttccttgctATTACAAGTCCATGTGCTTGATCTTTACTTCCCTGAGCTCTAACCACAAATTGGATGAGAATGTTGTGATTTGGTACACAGAATCTTAATACTGCAATGTATATCgcagaaggaaataatttcagacACTTTAAGCTTGAGTATTATGTAAGTACCAATATTTTCTGATACAGCAGGAGCCAAACCTGTCAGGGAGCTGGTGCCTTAATGTAGATGAACAATACAGTCTGTTTCTTGAATCATTTTACTGTTGTCTGTAGAATAGATGCTTACTTTCCATGTTTGTGGGATGTAATCAAAACTTGTACATCTTGATATTTCTGAATACTATTAAGAATGAAGGTTTACAGTTTCTGCTTTTGATTGTTAAACTGCATATCGTGCAcaaaatatatacttttataACTGAATGTGTGTTAAAACTATTTTGTCTTAAATGTCTTTGTTTAGTTTCCTGTCCTTGAAAAACTTGGCAGAACTAGTTGCTGCTGTTATGCAAGTAGGAAGTTtcccttctatttttatttcatagaaaCCCTGATGGTAACAAAGGAAGGGAGGTGgctggaaagagaggaaaagagaaatccGTGAAACTCAAACTAGCCCATGTCTTGGTGAAAAGTAAGGTTTTTTAACAGACAGGTAACTAGCTATATATGAGCTGCAGTACATATTGCTTGTGCAGTGGCTTGCAGAACTCCTTCCTCTGTAAAGGCTTTGCTGTGATACAGTTTGCTTATTTGTCTTTGCACTTGAAATAACAGTACTTTATCTAAATACTAATTGAATAAACAGATGAAAACTGTATATTtatccagttaaaaaaaagagagcaaatgaaatcaatatgaaataaaatatcctAGTTAACAATCAGTTCATTTAACTTTTTCTAACTCAgtaatttccaaagaaaaatgatgtgaGTATTTTTgtgcatgaaaatgaaattgttttgcaTAGGGggtgaggagaagggaaaactgaGAAATTGCTGATGTAAAACTACTAATAGAATGAACTGTAGTGATGAAATGTCACTTAGCAGAATGCCATTCTGTACTTGAACACATTTATTACTGTGACCTAGaacatggaattttttttcttgagacaTATACTCTTCTGTTTTGATACAGATTTGAGTAGTTCAAGACTAACTTGGCAGCATTTCATGGTGTCTTCCCTTTGCTTTATGAAACTTCTGCTGTTACTCCAAGGTATCAAAAGAGCCTAGCCATGAGTAACTGGAAGGTTTCTGAATGTACTGGCAATCAcataaacaacagaaatgctgaCTTAGTATCTCAAGTATTTCAAAAACCAGTGAGGTTTTTTTATGGCAGTGCCAACTGTCACTTCTTCAActattctgctgctgttctgtttcctcATACCTATTACTTTATCTGTTCTTGCATACATATCTTTGAATAGACACAGAATGCTGATAATCAAACCTTAAGAGGAGCAGCATGTCTGAGCACaagtattttcagtttaaaaaaaaaaaaaacacacagcataGTATTGCAAAGTGCATGACATTGATGATAAATTATCTCATTGTTCTATTCCTATTAGGTCAGTTGCTCCTGTCCCATGCATTGGGAAATCTGCTAAAATGAGGGGGGTTTGGTCTGTGGATGTCTCAAGTACTACAAGTCTATAGGAAGAAAGCTACTACTTCAAATCGGATTTCAGGTATCAAGTGAAAGGAGCTGAACTTGAAACAAGTTTGAGGCTTAACCCACTCACTGCTAGATTTCCACAAGTTGCAATCTGTGGAGTGTATTAATATAGAGAAACAAGTTTCGGACTAACTGGCCTTGCAATTATTCTGACATGCAAAACAAAGTAGTATAGTAAATACTGTCTTCCTGTCAGCTACTTCTTGTAGAAGATAGCACCTGGAATTGGAGAGTCCTTAAGCATAGACTGGTTCCCTGCTGTCAGCAACCTGGTTATAATGGCAGCAATACTAACAGAAGATGTCTTCCAGGCAAGGAACTACTAGCCCAGGAATCCGTACCATCCTTGATGTGCAACTAGGTGCCTGAGACATCTGGGGTACCTCAGAgaagtataaaaacaaaactgtaagaACAGGTCTCCCtctagaaaaagcagaaattcatcAGAGAATGgtgttgtttttgcttgttgATTTTAAAGGGTGGGAGGAAgctttggaaaagcaaaaaaaaaaaaaaaaaaagaaaacaaaatctagcAATGGCAGGTAGTTGTGTCCCTACCAACCGAAAATAACTTGCTGTCTACTCAAAATGGAACTTCTTTCTGATGACTCCCCTGAGAGAACTTCTCTATTTGAGATCTAAGGGATAGGCAAGACCCTGGAATTTGAACACCTTGCTGACCCTGGACTCTACAAGGCAGATCATCTCTAAAGTGAAACTTTGTCCCTCATCAACTATCAACTGTCCTGAGAGCACTTTGGCAAGTATTACAGCAGACTGGTAATGCTTGAAATAACATATGTGTGCTTAGAAGTAATTAATCATAAGTACATACTTGCTTTACTGGTGGTAAATAGTAGAGTCCGGtaattaaaaagtaagaaataaaacctCTCCTTGCACATTATAGAATTCTCTAAGTCTACCATTGCAATCCTTATGCACTCATAGTCTGGGGAACTTGCAGGTCATGACACCTGTTTAATGAGGGATCATATCCATCCTTGAGATAATTGATGTTCCCTGAAATACTATAATAAGTATTACAGTGTAAGAATGAAATAAGTCTTCAATGGGACCGGGGAACTCAGTATTCCTAAGCActtataaaacaaacaataactATATAATTAAGATTAGTAGTATACTGAGGAAAAACAGTGGAGTGGCACAGAGGTCACTTCATTTTCCTTAGTTGCAGATGGCTTAACACATGGACTACGTGTAATTTTTACACCTGCAACTTCAAGGAGTTGAATGTCTAAATGCCTTTCTTACCACAAGTATGAAAGGTTATGTATAGAACAATAGTTAATGTAATGTAGTGAGACTGGAAGACCACTTCATTAGGAAGAGTGCATCCATATTCATTTGCTAAGAAATGCACCTAATACAGTTCCTATTTCACTGTTCTGAGAATGTTAACTTAATTGCTACCTAAGTGTTGACTTATTTgacttctctgctttctcaaaGGGTTGAAGTAAACTGTTAACAGCAACTGATGAAACAGTGTATCTTAAGTGGTGGCTTGTAGTGACAGCTTAGTACTACTGGTTAAAGTGACAACAGCAGCAGGTACACCAAGTAAGCTTGAAATAAGTTTTTGAAAACAAtttactaaaataaacaaatacacttTCCTTTTTAGTATAAGTTAAATAATTGCATACATCTTCAGTTCTTTCTAGGTGCTTTTGGTAgtaaggcagcagcagcagggagacagCTAAGACTTTCACTAAGAGTCAGTGCAAGGATATAACATTTTCCAGCAGTATACATTTTTACTGAATACACTGAAGgtgaacttcatttttatttgacaTAACTCAAGCAGTAGAGGACTGTAGTGCAATTCTTGCTTATGGGAAAAGAAAGTCCATACAGAGAAGTATGAATGAAGAATGCTCAAATCATGATTTGTTTACTAGAGGCagttaataaaaattaatttagctATAACTCTGTGCTTCATAGAAAAATTTCTATAAGTTAAGAACTAAAACATCATCTGTGGAAGTCCTCTGTAGAAGAGTGCTTACTGCAAAATATACAACGTTTTGAATTTGCTTTGGAAGCAAAACTTCCATGTACTATTGTTGAAAGATGATTCCAAGAGAAATAATTCTCATAGAAATCAATTGGCAGCTTCCTGACAAAGGGAAACCGGCaaatctgaaatattctttCCCTTCTCTACAGAAGAACAAGCCCTGACAACAGAGAATGTGTACTGTGTTAAAAGTTTCAGTGgctcaaaaagaaaactggcCCCTGGGCAGGTTCATCAGTACAATACCTGTGCTCTCTAGTTCCAGTTTATTCAATGTGGTCTTACCGACTGTATACAACTAATAGAGGAGATACTCTAATCTCCTTTATCAGTCTTGGTTTACGTCAGTGAAGCAGGTGACTCAGTCACTAACTCTTCTTACCAGGGATACACACAACCAGAACAAAATCACGCAAACTTCTTCTTTGTAGCTGTAAATCGTTCCATGtactacaaagaaaaacaaaagacatttAAGCAACACTTAAATATATCTAACCATTTTCTATCATTTATTGTAATGGATTGATATTCTAGAATGCTGAAGTCAAACTGAAGGGTTAAGGGTGAACTGATTAAGTTAAGCAGTTAATGATGCTTCCAGTCATACTGCAGTTATGTGAAGAATTCACCAGaagcttcttaaaaaaaaaaaaaaaaaacaaagtgtaTGTCTATATACAAACCTTGTCGTAACCCTCCAGTTCTCTGAGTTTCTTGATTTCAAAGAGGTTGCCTTCAACTGCAAGCAGTGAGATCTGGGAATCACTGAGGATACTCTGAGG contains the following coding sequences:
- the SNAP23 gene encoding synaptosomal-associated protein 23 isoform X1; amino-acid sequence: MAELSPEEIQLRANQVTDESLESTRRILGLAIESHDVGVRTITMLDEQGEQLNRIEEGMDQINKDMREAEKTLTELNKCCGLCVCPCNRTKNFETTKAYRTTWGDGTENSADHVISMQPRSINQQQPHNSRGPSGGYITRITNDAREDEMDENLTQVGNILGNLKNMALDMGNEIDAQNKQIDRINVKADTNRDRIEQANIRAKKLIDN